The Mauremys reevesii isolate NIE-2019 unplaced genomic scaffold, ASM1616193v1 Contig1, whole genome shotgun sequence genome includes a region encoding these proteins:
- the NCR3 gene encoding natural cytotoxicity triggering receptor 3 yields MVPGPLLWTLALIAGCRAQDLWVSQPSSVQGTEGGSVTLPCSYNSTREPRLGSYTWLKEVAGARLELSDGTQEFRGRVSRAGDRSFLRGRRADVELRDLRPYDSGTYRCLVKIPSLGEGAGNGTWLQVVKAAPTDVKPDGFVLLWLFLRGLICTFGLAAGALGTSLCYQRKLSQRRQRRVRERQCKAQLRM; encoded by the exons ATggtcccaggccccctgctctGGACGCTGGCCCTGATTGCAG GCTGCCGGGCGCAGGACCTGTGGGTGTCCCAGCCCAGCTCCGTGCAGGGCACCGAGGGTGGCTCCgtcaccctgccctgctcctacaacagcaccCGGGAGCCCCGGCTCGGCAGCTACACGTGGCTGAAGGAGGTGGCGGGCGCCCGGCTGGAGCTGAGCGACGGGACCCAGGAGTTCAGGGGCCGGGTGAGCCGGGCCGGGGACCGGAGCTTCCTGCGGGGGAGACGAGCCGACGTGGAGCTGCGGGACCTGAGACCCTACGACAGCGGGACCTACCGGTGCCTGGTGAAGATCCCCAGCCTGGGCGAGGGGGCGGGGAACGGGACCTGGCTCCAGGTGGTGAAAGCGG CGCCCACGGACGTGAAGCCCGACGGATTCGTCCTCTTGTGGCTTTTCCTGCGGGGGCTGATCTGCACCTTCGGCCTCGCCGCCGGCGCCCTGGGGACCAGCTTGTGCTACCAGAGGAAAC TGTCCCAGCGGAGACAGAGACGAGTCAGGGAGCGTCAGTGCAAAGCCCAGCTGCGAATGTGA